One segment of Mycolicibacterium baixiangningiae DNA contains the following:
- a CDS encoding DUF4383 domain-containing protein: MATPGTQGTPTAAPGWDKAPVQKAALAVGAVFLVVGILGFVPGITTHYDELTFASHHSGAMLLGVFAVSALHNVVHLVFGVLGVTLHGTFNAAKWYLIGGGLVYAVLWLYGLLIDHDSAANFVPLNTADNWLHLGLALGMLALGILLGRVPPTAPHDRRHT, from the coding sequence ATGGCGACACCGGGTACGCAGGGCACACCGACGGCCGCGCCGGGCTGGGACAAAGCGCCCGTGCAGAAGGCGGCGTTGGCCGTCGGCGCGGTTTTCCTGGTCGTCGGCATCCTGGGCTTCGTCCCGGGGATCACCACCCACTACGACGAGCTGACCTTCGCGAGCCATCATTCGGGGGCGATGCTGCTGGGCGTCTTCGCCGTCTCGGCCCTGCACAACGTCGTGCACCTGGTGTTCGGTGTCCTCGGCGTCACGTTGCACGGCACGTTCAACGCGGCGAAGTGGTACCTGATCGGCGGCGGCCTCGTCTACGCGGTGCTGTGGCTCTACGGCCTGCTGATCGACCACGATTCGGCGGCCAACTTCGTCCCCCTCAACACCGCCGACAACTGGCTGCACCTCGGGCTGGCGCTCGGGATGCTGGCGTTGGGCATCCTGCTGGGTCGCGTCCCGCCGACCGCACCGCACGACCGGCGCCACACCTAG
- a CDS encoding cytochrome ubiquinol oxidase subunit I, with protein sequence MALTEFLVLASSGEPPGLLPARQQMAVSLGWHIILACFGVAFPTIIYVVHRRGLVREDPVALGLARRWAKVAAVLFAIGAVSGTVLSFEMGLLWPGLMGRFGDVLGLPFAFEGLSFFVEAIFLGIYLYGWDRMPPRRHLAMLIPMGVSGVVGTFCVVSVNAWMNHPAGFAIRDGEVVDVNPWRAMFNSGVWLQFLHMWVAAFMVVGLVVSGVYAAGILRGRNDAHHRLGFMVPFAFASVAALAQPFIGHFLGMRIHDTQPAKLAAFELAETTESPAPLRLGGILVDGEVRWALDIPRLGSIIARNSWDAPVPGLDTIPEDEHPPVNITHLAFQSMVVIGTLLAAAVVLYWFLRWRRRDLLGNRWFLRFAVIAGPLAILAVEFGWVATEVGRQPWTVWQTLRTSDAASMSSGLWWSYIGVLVVYLGMTVGAVVVLRSMARRWRAGDEDLPSPYGPPQREPVP encoded by the coding sequence ATGGCACTCACCGAGTTCCTGGTGCTGGCGTCGAGCGGGGAGCCGCCCGGCCTGCTCCCGGCGCGCCAGCAGATGGCGGTATCGCTCGGCTGGCACATCATTCTCGCGTGCTTCGGGGTGGCTTTTCCCACCATCATCTACGTCGTGCACCGCCGCGGCCTGGTGCGTGAGGATCCCGTTGCGCTGGGCCTGGCCCGGCGCTGGGCCAAGGTCGCCGCGGTGCTCTTCGCGATCGGCGCCGTCTCGGGTACGGTCCTCAGCTTCGAGATGGGCCTGCTGTGGCCGGGGCTGATGGGCCGGTTCGGCGATGTGCTCGGCCTCCCGTTCGCGTTCGAAGGCCTGTCGTTCTTCGTCGAAGCGATCTTCCTCGGCATCTACCTCTACGGCTGGGACCGCATGCCGCCACGCCGCCACCTGGCGATGCTCATCCCGATGGGGGTCTCCGGCGTCGTCGGCACATTCTGTGTGGTGTCGGTGAACGCGTGGATGAACCACCCCGCCGGGTTCGCGATCCGCGATGGTGAGGTGGTGGACGTCAACCCGTGGCGGGCGATGTTCAACAGCGGTGTCTGGTTGCAGTTCCTGCACATGTGGGTGGCCGCGTTCATGGTCGTCGGGCTGGTGGTGTCGGGCGTGTATGCCGCCGGAATCCTGCGGGGCCGCAACGATGCTCACCACCGGCTCGGCTTCATGGTGCCGTTCGCCTTCGCCTCCGTGGCGGCCCTGGCCCAGCCCTTCATCGGCCACTTCCTCGGCATGCGGATCCACGACACCCAGCCGGCGAAGCTAGCGGCCTTCGAACTCGCCGAGACGACCGAGAGTCCGGCGCCGCTGCGGCTGGGCGGAATCCTCGTCGACGGCGAAGTCCGCTGGGCGCTGGACATTCCACGGCTGGGGTCGATCATCGCCCGCAACTCCTGGGACGCCCCGGTGCCCGGTCTCGACACCATCCCCGAGGATGAACATCCGCCGGTCAACATCACGCACCTGGCGTTCCAGTCGATGGTGGTTATTGGCACACTGCTCGCCGCGGCGGTCGTCCTCTACTGGTTCCTGCGGTGGCGCCGCCGCGACCTCCTCGGCAACCGCTGGTTCCTGCGATTCGCCGTCATCGCCGGGCCCCTGGCGATCCTTGCCGTCGAATTCGGTTGGGTGGCAACAGAAGTCGGACGGCAACCGTGGACGGTGTGGCAGACCCTGCGCACCAGCGACGCGGCCAGCATGAGCAGCGGCCTGTGGTGGAGCTACATCGGTGTGCTGGTGGTCTATCTCGGCATGACCGTCGGCGCCGTCGTCGTGCTGCGTTCCATGGCCCGGCGGTGGCGCGCCGGTGACGAGGACCTGCCCAGCCCGTACGGGCCACCGCAGCGGGAACCGGTGCCGTGA
- a CDS encoding ATP-dependent DNA ligase, which yields MVDHFGRVRLTNPDKVLYPATGTTKAEVFEYYVDVADAMVPHIAGRAVTRKRWPNGVGELEFFEKQLASSAPDWLQRGTIVHKSGTTTYPIIDTREGLAWLAQQASLEVHVPQWRFVGEPDNLTPGPATRVVFDLDPGDGVTFRQLCQVAHEVRDLITGMGLAVYPLTSGSKGLHLYVPLDEPISSHGASVLAKRVAQQLEKTMPKQVTATMTKSLRDGKVFLDWSQNNGNKTTIAPYSLRGREQPTVAAPRTWDEIEDPDLRHLRFDEVLERIEEFGDLLADLDEKVPVSDRLTKYRSMRDPSKTPEPVPPRPPTKGNNDRFVIQEHHARRLHYDLRLERDGVLVSWAVPKNLPDGPSENRLAVHTEDHPLEYIAFHGTIPKGEYGGGDMFIWDTGTYETEKFNDHAPDGPAKGGEVIVTLHGTKIDGRYALIQTDGKNWLAHRMKDQGNPTFEDFAPMLATHGSVEKYTAKNWAFEGKWDGYRLLVDADHGKLFLRSRSGRDVTAEYPQLRALAADLADHHVVLDGEVVALDDNGVPSFGQMQNRARATRVEFWAFDILRLDGRWLLRAKYRDRRKLLETLAGGGGLTVPPLLDGDGPEALEHARMRKWEGVVAKKWDSTYQPGRRSSAWIKDKLWNTQEVVIGGWRQGEGGRSSGIGALVLGIPGPDGLQFVGRVGTGFTEKELGHLKETLKPLHTKESPFTTRLPTQDAKGVTFVRPELVGEVRYSERTGDGRLRQPSWRGLRPDKTPDEVVWE from the coding sequence GGATCACTTCGGTCGGGTGCGCCTGACCAACCCGGACAAGGTGCTGTACCCCGCGACGGGGACCACCAAGGCCGAGGTCTTCGAGTACTACGTCGACGTGGCCGACGCGATGGTGCCCCACATCGCCGGCCGGGCCGTCACCCGCAAGCGCTGGCCCAACGGCGTCGGTGAGCTGGAGTTCTTCGAGAAGCAGCTGGCCAGCTCGGCGCCGGACTGGCTGCAGCGCGGCACGATCGTCCACAAGTCCGGCACCACCACCTACCCGATCATCGACACCCGCGAAGGGCTGGCGTGGCTTGCGCAGCAGGCCTCCCTCGAAGTGCACGTGCCGCAGTGGCGGTTCGTGGGTGAACCGGACAACCTCACGCCCGGACCGGCCACGCGCGTCGTGTTCGACCTGGACCCCGGCGACGGCGTGACCTTCCGCCAGCTCTGCCAGGTCGCCCACGAGGTCCGCGATCTCATCACCGGTATGGGGCTGGCCGTGTATCCGCTGACCAGCGGGAGCAAGGGTCTGCACCTCTACGTCCCGCTCGACGAGCCGATCAGCAGCCACGGCGCGTCGGTGCTGGCCAAACGTGTTGCCCAGCAGCTCGAGAAGACGATGCCCAAGCAGGTCACCGCCACGATGACCAAGAGCCTGCGTGACGGCAAGGTGTTCCTCGACTGGAGCCAGAACAACGGGAACAAGACGACGATCGCGCCGTACTCGCTGCGCGGGCGTGAGCAGCCGACGGTCGCCGCACCGCGCACCTGGGACGAGATCGAAGATCCCGACCTGCGGCATCTGCGTTTCGACGAAGTGCTCGAGCGCATCGAAGAGTTCGGCGATCTGCTGGCCGACCTCGACGAGAAGGTGCCCGTCTCCGACCGGCTGACCAAGTACCGCAGCATGCGCGACCCGTCGAAGACCCCCGAACCGGTGCCGCCGCGTCCGCCGACCAAGGGCAACAACGACCGCTTCGTCATCCAGGAACACCATGCCCGACGGTTGCACTACGACCTGCGCCTGGAACGCGACGGCGTCCTGGTCAGCTGGGCGGTGCCGAAGAACCTGCCCGACGGCCCCTCGGAGAACCGTCTCGCCGTGCACACCGAGGACCATCCGCTGGAGTACATCGCCTTCCACGGCACCATCCCGAAGGGGGAGTACGGCGGGGGCGACATGTTCATCTGGGACACCGGGACCTACGAGACCGAGAAGTTCAACGATCACGCTCCCGACGGGCCGGCCAAGGGCGGCGAGGTGATCGTCACCCTGCACGGCACCAAGATCGACGGTCGCTACGCGCTGATCCAGACCGACGGCAAGAACTGGCTCGCCCACCGGATGAAGGATCAGGGGAATCCGACCTTCGAGGATTTCGCGCCGATGCTGGCCACCCACGGCTCGGTCGAGAAGTACACCGCCAAGAACTGGGCCTTCGAGGGCAAGTGGGACGGCTACCGGCTGCTGGTCGACGCCGACCACGGCAAGCTCTTCCTGCGTTCGCGCAGCGGCCGCGACGTCACCGCCGAATATCCCCAATTGCGGGCGCTGGCAGCCGATCTCGCCGACCATCACGTGGTGCTCGACGGGGAGGTCGTGGCACTCGACGACAACGGGGTGCCCAGCTTCGGGCAGATGCAGAACCGGGCGAGGGCCACGCGCGTCGAGTTCTGGGCGTTCGACATCCTGCGTCTCGACGGGCGCTGGCTGCTGCGCGCAAAGTACCGGGACCGCCGAAAACTGTTGGAGACGCTGGCCGGCGGCGGCGGCCTGACCGTGCCACCGCTGCTCGACGGCGACGGCCCCGAAGCGCTCGAGCACGCCCGGATGCGCAAGTGGGAGGGCGTCGTCGCCAAGAAGTGGGACTCCACCTATCAGCCGGGGCGGCGGTCGTCGGCGTGGATCAAGGACAAGCTGTGGAACACCCAGGAAGTCGTGATCGGCGGCTGGCGGCAAGGTGAAGGTGGCCGCAGCAGCGGGATCGGCGCGCTGGTGCTCGGCATCCCGGGGCCCGATGGTCTGCAGTTCGTCGGCCGGGTCGGCACCGGCTTCACCGAGAAGGAACTCGGCCACCTCAAGGAGACCCTCAAACCGCTGCACACGAAGGAATCCCCTTTCACCACAAGGCTTCCCACGCAGGACGCGAAGGGGGTGACGTTCGTGCGGCCGGAGTTGGTGGGGGAGGTGCGCTACAGCGAGCGCACCGGTGACGGCAGGCTGCGGCAGCCGTCGTGGCGGGGTCTGCGTCCGGACAAGACGCCCGACGAGGTCGTGTGGGAGTAG
- the rnhA gene encoding ribonuclease HI, with product MSESVEDPVVIHTDGGCRPNPGPGGWGAVLRQRGHVREMCGGEPGATSNNRMELTAPIMALEALTRPVVVHLHTDSTYVRNGITKWVLGWERNGWMTAAKQPVKNVDLWQRLQKACAQHRVEWFWVKGHSGIADNELADQLATRGLQQAIAAAAIPS from the coding sequence GTGAGTGAATCCGTCGAGGACCCAGTGGTCATCCACACCGACGGCGGATGCCGCCCCAACCCAGGCCCCGGCGGATGGGGAGCCGTCCTGCGCCAGCGCGGACACGTCCGTGAGATGTGCGGTGGAGAGCCCGGCGCGACGAGCAACAACCGGATGGAGCTGACCGCGCCGATCATGGCGCTCGAGGCACTCACCAGACCCGTGGTGGTCCACCTCCACACCGACAGCACCTATGTCCGCAACGGCATCACGAAGTGGGTGCTCGGGTGGGAGCGCAACGGCTGGATGACCGCCGCCAAGCAGCCGGTGAAGAACGTCGATCTGTGGCAGCGGCTCCAAAAGGCCTGCGCGCAACACCGTGTCGAGTGGTTCTGGGTGAAGGGTCACTCAGGTATCGCCGACAACGAGTTGGCCGATCAGTTGGCGACCCGCGGTCTGCAGCAGGCGATCGCCGCTGCGGCTATTCCCAGTTGA
- a CDS encoding LLM class F420-dependent oxidoreductase: MTNKPAGVNFPSKVGVWWNSEPWPIRDAQNIAREIEQLGFGSLFMPEGGGKDALVESAAFLAATDRLVVGTGIANIHFRIPIPAETGARTLAALHPGRFVLGLGVSHAPFVEDSMHGSYGKPLATMRTYLERMNSVPTEIEEGARPARLLAALGPRMIELSGELADGAHPYLVTPEQTAATRSVLGPDKWLVPEQAVAIGGDAEDQLRRAHTHVGFYIPLQNYRNSWLRQGFDESDLVPGGSDRLARALVGMGTAEQAAASVTAHLDAGADHVVVQVVGDGASADPRSALRELAKALQL; encoded by the coding sequence ATGACGAACAAGCCAGCGGGCGTGAACTTTCCCTCCAAAGTAGGCGTCTGGTGGAACAGCGAACCCTGGCCCATCCGTGACGCGCAGAACATCGCCCGTGAGATCGAACAATTGGGATTCGGATCGCTGTTCATGCCCGAGGGCGGCGGGAAAGACGCCCTCGTCGAGTCGGCAGCGTTCCTGGCGGCCACCGACCGGCTGGTCGTCGGCACCGGCATCGCCAACATCCACTTCCGGATCCCGATACCGGCAGAGACCGGCGCACGAACCCTCGCGGCCCTGCATCCGGGACGGTTCGTGCTCGGTCTCGGCGTCAGCCATGCACCCTTCGTGGAAGACTCCATGCACGGTTCCTACGGCAAGCCGCTGGCAACCATGCGCACCTACTTGGAGCGGATGAACTCGGTGCCTACAGAGATCGAAGAAGGCGCCAGGCCAGCCCGCCTGTTGGCCGCCCTGGGCCCGAGGATGATCGAGCTGTCCGGTGAGCTCGCCGACGGGGCGCACCCCTATCTCGTCACGCCCGAACAGACCGCGGCGACTCGGTCGGTCCTCGGTCCCGACAAGTGGCTCGTGCCTGAGCAAGCAGTGGCGATCGGCGGCGACGCAGAGGATCAACTCCGAAGAGCGCACACCCACGTCGGTTTCTACATACCGCTTCAGAACTACCGGAATTCCTGGCTGCGACAAGGTTTCGACGAGTCCGACCTGGTGCCCGGCGGATCCGACCGGTTGGCCCGTGCGCTGGTCGGCATGGGCACCGCCGAACAGGCCGCCGCGTCGGTCACGGCACACCTCGATGCGGGTGCCGATCACGTCGTCGTTCAGGTCGTCGGCGACGGAGCGAGCGCGGACCCACGGTCGGCGTTGCGGGAACTCGCCAAAGCTCTGCAGCTCTGA
- a CDS encoding SDR family NAD(P)-dependent oxidoreductase, whose translation MSVLDRFRLDDKVVIVTGASSGLGVSFSTACAEAGADVVLAARRVEKLEGTAELVRSSGRRALSVATDVTDPAQCQAMVDAAMAEFGRVDVLVNNAGVGTAVPATRETPEEFRAVVDINLNGAYWAAQACGRVMAPGSSVVNISSILGITTAGLPQAAYSASKAAITGLTRDLAQQWGVRKGIRVNAIAPGFFKSEMTDQYKPGYLDSVIQRAALGRIGDPEELAATLVWLVSDAGGYVTGQTIVVDGGITIT comes from the coding sequence ATGTCCGTTCTCGACAGATTCCGTCTCGACGACAAGGTCGTCATCGTCACCGGCGCCTCCTCTGGTCTCGGTGTGTCGTTCTCCACGGCGTGCGCCGAGGCCGGTGCGGACGTCGTGCTGGCCGCCCGCCGCGTCGAGAAACTCGAGGGCACCGCGGAATTGGTGCGCTCGTCGGGGCGCCGCGCGCTGTCGGTCGCCACCGACGTCACCGACCCCGCGCAGTGCCAGGCGATGGTCGACGCGGCGATGGCCGAATTCGGGCGGGTCGACGTACTCGTCAACAATGCCGGTGTGGGCACCGCTGTCCCCGCCACCCGCGAGACCCCGGAGGAGTTCCGCGCGGTCGTCGACATCAACCTCAACGGTGCGTACTGGGCCGCGCAGGCCTGCGGGCGGGTGATGGCGCCGGGCAGTTCGGTGGTCAACATCTCGAGCATCCTCGGCATCACCACGGCGGGTCTGCCGCAGGCGGCCTACAGCGCGAGCAAGGCGGCGATCACGGGGCTGACACGAGACCTGGCCCAGCAGTGGGGAGTTCGCAAGGGCATCCGGGTCAACGCCATCGCACCCGGGTTCTTCAAATCTGAGATGACCGACCAATACAAGCCCGGCTATCTCGACAGCGTCATCCAGCGGGCGGCCCTGGGCCGCATCGGCGACCCGGAGGAACTCGCGGCCACGCTGGTGTGGCTGGTATCGGACGCGGGCGGTTACGTGACGGGGCAGACGATCGTGGTCGACGGCGGCATCACCATCACTTAG
- a CDS encoding GAF and ANTAR domain-containing protein has product MEDRQSALAQKLAELTRDVTVRNTGDPPAALEELVGNATDYVPNARYAGITLATRDGAVESVAATHRYAELLDHIQEKHQEGPCLSAAWHQHTIEVPDLKTDGRWPAYQREALAATPVRSILSYQLFTGAKNLGALNFYAHHADAFTAQDVELGLVFATHVALTWNMVLLDSQMRSALASRDIIGQAKGMIMERFDVDAVRAFELLKRLSQDSNTSLVTVAERLVTADHPSR; this is encoded by the coding sequence ATCGAAGACCGTCAGAGTGCCCTCGCGCAGAAGCTCGCAGAGCTGACTCGCGACGTCACCGTCCGCAACACCGGCGACCCGCCTGCGGCGCTTGAAGAGCTGGTCGGAAACGCCACCGACTACGTTCCCAACGCCCGGTATGCCGGTATCACCTTGGCCACGCGCGACGGCGCCGTCGAATCGGTCGCGGCCACCCACCGGTATGCGGAGCTGCTGGACCACATTCAGGAGAAACACCAAGAAGGACCGTGCCTGTCGGCTGCCTGGCACCAGCACACCATCGAGGTCCCGGACCTCAAGACGGACGGCCGCTGGCCGGCTTACCAACGTGAGGCACTCGCTGCGACGCCTGTCAGGTCGATCCTCTCCTATCAACTGTTCACCGGGGCGAAGAATCTGGGAGCGCTCAACTTCTACGCTCATCACGCCGATGCCTTCACCGCCCAGGATGTGGAGCTCGGTCTCGTCTTCGCCACCCACGTCGCGCTCACCTGGAACATGGTGCTGCTCGACTCGCAGATGCGCAGTGCGCTGGCCTCCCGCGACATCATCGGGCAGGCCAAGGGGATGATCATGGAACGCTTCGATGTCGACGCCGTACGCGCCTTCGAGCTGCTGAAGCGGCTGTCACAGGATTCGAACACCTCGCTGGTCACGGTCGCCGAGCGGCTGGTGACCGCTGACCATCCATCCCGATGA
- a CDS encoding class I SAM-dependent methyltransferase — MSSDHPAWDDLAGRFAGRLKAVRSCANPGYVRPDWAERNEQLARDLLPVPPADFLCHPAIAFQMLMGERIVPHELPYVRERLPDEALLTEDPVGAPSTVRVPGTEIRTSPNTVHQLYHLLRYEEATGRRVRDASTIVEWGGGFGSLMRLLVRLHGADPTCVIIDTPVFTALQWLYLSAVLGEDRVVLHHRGPVRPEAGRVNVVPIGLVADLDVDADLFISNWALNESMPAAQREVVVRRWFGAQSLLLAMHAGDPFAAVVLDHGARAVLLGDFMPGQQYLVL, encoded by the coding sequence ATGTCCTCCGACCACCCCGCCTGGGACGACCTCGCGGGACGGTTCGCGGGGCGGTTGAAGGCCGTGCGGAGCTGCGCGAACCCTGGTTATGTGCGCCCGGACTGGGCCGAACGCAACGAACAGCTGGCCCGCGATCTGCTGCCCGTCCCACCCGCCGACTTCCTCTGCCATCCGGCCATCGCCTTCCAGATGCTGATGGGGGAGCGCATCGTGCCGCACGAGTTGCCGTACGTCCGGGAACGGCTGCCCGACGAGGCGCTGTTGACCGAGGATCCAGTGGGCGCGCCGTCGACCGTCCGGGTGCCCGGCACCGAGATCCGCACGTCGCCCAACACCGTGCATCAGCTCTACCACCTGTTGCGCTACGAGGAGGCCACCGGACGGCGGGTCCGCGACGCCTCGACGATCGTCGAATGGGGTGGCGGGTTCGGCAGCCTGATGCGGTTGCTCGTGCGGCTGCACGGCGCGGATCCGACCTGCGTAATCATCGACACCCCGGTCTTCACCGCGCTGCAGTGGCTCTACCTGTCCGCGGTGCTGGGGGAGGACCGGGTGGTCCTGCACCACCGCGGACCCGTCCGACCCGAAGCGGGACGCGTCAACGTCGTCCCGATCGGCCTCGTCGCGGATCTCGACGTCGACGCGGACCTGTTCATCTCGAACTGGGCGCTCAACGAGAGCATGCCCGCCGCGCAGCGCGAGGTGGTGGTGCGGCGCTGGTTCGGTGCACAGTCGCTGCTGCTGGCCATGCATGCCGGCGATCCGTTCGCCGCGGTGGTCCTGGACCACGGGGCCCGGGCTGTGCTGCTCGGCGATTTCATGCCCGGCCAGCAGTACCTGGTGCTCTAA
- a CDS encoding cytochrome d ubiquinol oxidase subunit II, with amino-acid sequence MSLATVVAAAMFLGVIVYAVLGGADFGSGFYDLTAGNARRGSEVRTLVDHSIGPVWEANHVWLIYILVIWWTGFPAAFAAAMTTLFIPLMLALAGIVLRGASFAFRKYSGTLRQAQLFGAVFAGSSLITPFFLGTVAGAIASGRVPADGYGDRIGSWLNPTSLVGGALAVTTCVFLAGVFLTADAQRAGHTALADMLRMRTLIVGIVAGVIVFAGLYPVAHDAPVLSAGLASRGAPLLVVAALGGIATLVLVWRRRYALARFPAAGAVVAVITGWGVGQYPWLLVGEVTIADAAGADATLVGLLVVVGLAAVLVLPALGYLLWLTQTEEWSRA; translated from the coding sequence GTGAGTCTGGCGACGGTGGTCGCCGCGGCGATGTTCCTCGGGGTCATCGTCTACGCCGTGCTCGGCGGTGCCGACTTCGGCTCCGGCTTCTACGATCTGACCGCCGGCAACGCTCGCCGCGGCAGTGAGGTCCGCACGCTGGTCGATCACAGCATCGGGCCAGTGTGGGAGGCCAACCACGTGTGGCTGATCTACATCCTCGTCATCTGGTGGACGGGTTTTCCGGCCGCATTCGCCGCCGCGATGACCACGCTGTTCATCCCGCTGATGCTCGCGCTCGCCGGAATCGTGCTGCGCGGAGCGAGTTTCGCCTTCCGCAAGTACTCCGGCACCCTCCGCCAAGCCCAGCTGTTCGGCGCGGTCTTCGCCGGGTCGTCGCTGATCACCCCGTTCTTCCTGGGCACCGTCGCCGGGGCCATCGCCTCGGGCCGGGTGCCCGCCGACGGGTACGGCGACCGGATCGGATCGTGGCTCAACCCGACCTCGCTGGTGGGTGGTGCGCTGGCGGTCACGACGTGCGTATTCCTGGCGGGAGTGTTCCTCACCGCGGACGCCCAGCGCGCGGGCCACACTGCGCTCGCCGACATGCTGCGGATGCGCACGCTGATCGTCGGCATCGTCGCCGGTGTCATCGTCTTCGCCGGGCTGTATCCCGTCGCGCACGACGCCCCGGTGCTCTCCGCCGGGCTCGCGAGCCGCGGCGCACCGCTGCTGGTCGTCGCGGCGCTGGGCGGCATCGCGACGCTCGTGCTGGTGTGGCGGCGGCGGTACGCGCTGGCGCGGTTCCCGGCGGCCGGGGCGGTGGTCGCCGTCATCACCGGCTGGGGTGTGGGTCAGTATCCGTGGCTGCTGGTCGGCGAGGTGACGATCGCCGACGCGGCCGGCGCCGACGCGACGCTGGTCGGGTTGCTCGTGGTGGTCGGCCTGGCCGCGGTCCTGGTGCTGCCCGCGCTCGGTTATCTGCTGTGGCTCACGCAGACCGAGGAGTGGAGCCGGGCCTGA
- a CDS encoding MarR family winged helix-turn-helix transcriptional regulator, translated as MESRSRDRSARTQAGSRYELGQQLSFALYGAANRMIRQHKPFLEPLGLTFPQYLVMLALLDGAPLTVGTLGARLDMDTGTITPLVKRLEGAGMVTRVRDRTDERRVLVDLTTEGRALEAEIRGVTEKIKSACRLTYRDIDDLRQTLEGLAHPAVD; from the coding sequence ATGGAATCGCGCTCTAGAGATCGTTCTGCTCGGACGCAGGCAGGCTCACGCTACGAGCTGGGTCAGCAACTGTCCTTCGCGCTGTACGGCGCCGCGAACCGGATGATCCGTCAGCACAAACCTTTTCTGGAGCCCCTCGGTCTGACCTTTCCCCAGTACCTCGTCATGCTGGCGCTACTGGATGGCGCACCCTTGACGGTCGGCACACTCGGCGCCCGTCTCGACATGGATACGGGCACGATCACGCCCCTGGTGAAACGACTCGAAGGTGCCGGAATGGTCACTCGCGTGCGGGATCGCACCGATGAACGCCGGGTGCTGGTCGACCTGACGACTGAAGGCCGGGCGCTCGAGGCTGAAATCCGCGGAGTCACCGAGAAGATCAAATCAGCGTGCCGGCTCACGTATAGGGACATCGATGACCTTCGACAGACGCTCGAAGGCCTCGCACACCCCGCGGTCGACTAG
- a CDS encoding nitroreductase: MTDSSTAFTDVVRSRRSARRFLPDPMSTADIRNVLEDAQTAPSNSNTQPWAVHVVSGAVKDAVSNELLQAYEDERESPDFTADYGEGIYLERSRDHGAVLYEAWGVARSDVEGRREVIRDNLRFYGAPHVAFLFMPALGDGVRTAGDIGMYAQTFLLSLTARGFHGVPQTILGMYADEVRKALGVSNDLKLLFGISFGYADPAAPVNDIRMHRLPLSRSVVIHGRA, translated from the coding sequence ATGACTGACTCATCGACAGCGTTCACCGACGTCGTCCGGTCTCGGCGGTCCGCTCGGCGATTCCTGCCCGATCCGATGTCGACGGCGGACATCCGAAACGTGCTCGAAGACGCACAGACCGCTCCCTCCAACAGCAACACCCAGCCGTGGGCAGTGCACGTCGTCTCGGGCGCAGTGAAGGACGCGGTGAGCAATGAACTATTACAAGCCTACGAAGACGAGCGGGAATCCCCCGATTTCACCGCCGACTACGGCGAGGGCATCTACCTGGAGCGGTCACGTGACCACGGAGCAGTCCTCTATGAGGCATGGGGAGTGGCGCGCTCCGATGTCGAAGGCAGACGCGAAGTGATACGCGACAACCTGCGATTCTACGGTGCTCCCCACGTCGCTTTTCTGTTCATGCCTGCGCTCGGCGACGGGGTCCGCACCGCAGGCGACATCGGCATGTACGCACAGACGTTCCTGCTGTCGCTGACCGCTCGAGGGTTCCACGGCGTCCCACAGACCATTCTGGGCATGTACGCCGACGAAGTCCGCAAAGCACTCGGCGTATCGAACGACCTCAAACTGCTGTTCGGAATCTCCTTCGGGTATGCGGATCCGGCGGCACCCGTGAACGACATCCGCATGCATCGACTTCCTCTCAGCCGAAGCGTGGTCATCCACGGACGCGCTTGA